From a region of the Sporosarcina ureilytica genome:
- a CDS encoding ABC transporter substrate-binding protein, whose protein sequence is MRKFAIIISMSLVLLLGACGGSGAKKDSIDVINFADAGWDSIRVHNSIARTIIEEGYGYDTKETNGTSAATFQALEQGDINVYMEVWTDNLKEVYEAALDKGTIVKLSTNFDDNTQGLYVPTYVIEGDAERGIDPIAPDLKTVEDLAKYPEIFQDPEEKSKGRIVGAPSSWIVSEHLATKVETYGLDEKYNYLAPGSDSAIVASLAGAYAKGEPWVGYYWSPTWVTASYDLTLLEDHPYDEEIWNENKGTEFAPSDVVVAIHKDLETQAKDVADFLKNYETSNELTEAALNHMEATDEDAEETAKWWLKEYEDIWTIWVSDEVAEKVIASLE, encoded by the coding sequence ATGCGTAAATTTGCAATCATTATTTCTATGAGTCTAGTATTACTGCTAGGAGCTTGTGGAGGAAGTGGAGCGAAGAAAGATAGTATCGACGTAATTAACTTTGCGGATGCTGGATGGGATAGTATTCGGGTACATAATAGTATCGCTCGTACAATTATTGAAGAAGGTTACGGCTACGATACAAAAGAGACAAATGGTACATCTGCAGCTACATTCCAAGCTTTAGAGCAAGGTGATATTAACGTGTACATGGAAGTTTGGACAGATAATTTAAAAGAAGTTTATGAAGCAGCACTAGATAAAGGGACAATTGTGAAGTTATCGACGAACTTTGATGACAATACGCAAGGGCTTTATGTACCTACCTATGTCATTGAAGGAGATGCAGAAAGAGGAATTGATCCAATTGCTCCAGATTTAAAAACAGTAGAAGATTTAGCGAAGTACCCAGAAATTTTCCAAGATCCAGAAGAGAAAAGTAAAGGGCGTATTGTTGGTGCACCTTCGAGCTGGATTGTGAGCGAACATTTAGCGACTAAAGTGGAGACATACGGATTAGATGAAAAGTATAACTATTTAGCACCCGGATCTGATTCAGCAATCGTAGCCTCATTGGCCGGCGCTTATGCAAAAGGAGAGCCGTGGGTCGGGTATTATTGGTCGCCAACTTGGGTAACAGCAAGCTATGACCTAACTTTGTTAGAAGATCATCCATATGATGAGGAAATTTGGAATGAAAATAAAGGAACTGAATTTGCACCGAGTGACGTTGTTGTAGCGATTCATAAAGATTTAGAAACACAAGCGAAGGACGTTGCTGATTTTTTAAAGAACTATGAAACTAGCAATGAGCTAACAGAAGCAGCACTCAACCATATGGAAGCAACGGATGAAGATGCAGAAGAAACTGCTAAGTGGTGGTTAAAGGAATATGAAGATATTTGGACTATATGGGTTTCTGATGAGGTAGCTGAAAAAGTGATTGCTTCATTAGAATGA
- a CDS encoding quaternary amine ABC transporter ATP-binding protein codes for MTVKLKVEKVSKIFGPRPKKIIPMVERGDEKTDILEKTGHTVGVYNASMDIMEGETFVIMGLSGSGKSTLIRCLNLLNKPDAGAIYVDGENIVEYNTQQLKQYRQQKIAMVFQHFGLFSHRTILGNIEYGLEIKGLSKEERRKIAQHHLELVGLKGWEDKYPDELSGGMQQRVGIARALANDPDILLMDEPFSALDPLIRREMQLELIDIQNRLQKTIIFITHDVNEAFKLGDRVAVMKDGKVEQVGTPEEILEEPANDYISEFIRDIDRSKILQAEHIMSRPYGLLSMKDGLNVAVKMMREHGMSSVFVTDRQRHLRGIVTIDDAIEGIKQKKPLEEVILPVVNTVKPDAYVQDIIPKALESKYPIVVVDDDNHIKGIILRVHVLASLIDDNGDNSVEG; via the coding sequence ATGACAGTCAAATTAAAAGTTGAAAAAGTATCTAAAATATTCGGTCCCAGACCTAAAAAAATCATCCCAATGGTTGAAAGAGGGGATGAGAAGACGGATATTTTAGAGAAAACTGGCCATACAGTAGGCGTTTACAATGCTTCTATGGATATTATGGAAGGCGAAACTTTCGTTATTATGGGTCTTTCTGGAAGCGGAAAATCAACATTAATTCGTTGTTTAAATTTATTAAATAAACCAGATGCCGGAGCAATTTACGTTGATGGTGAAAATATTGTTGAGTATAACACACAACAATTAAAACAGTATCGTCAACAAAAAATAGCGATGGTCTTTCAACATTTTGGTCTTTTTAGTCATAGAACAATTTTAGGAAATATCGAATACGGTCTTGAAATTAAAGGGTTATCGAAAGAGGAACGTCGCAAAATTGCTCAACATCATTTAGAGTTGGTTGGACTTAAAGGTTGGGAAGATAAATATCCTGATGAACTTTCCGGTGGCATGCAGCAGCGAGTTGGCATTGCGAGAGCGCTCGCGAATGACCCAGATATTTTATTAATGGACGAACCTTTTAGTGCACTTGATCCGTTAATTCGTCGAGAAATGCAACTAGAGCTAATTGATATACAAAATCGTTTGCAAAAAACAATTATATTTATTACACATGATGTCAACGAAGCATTTAAACTAGGGGACCGTGTGGCGGTCATGAAGGACGGTAAAGTTGAACAAGTCGGTACGCCGGAAGAAATATTAGAAGAGCCAGCAAATGACTATATTTCGGAGTTTATTAGGGATATTGACCGCTCGAAAATCTTGCAGGCTGAACATATCATGAGTAGACCGTATGGTTTACTGTCTATGAAAGATGGTTTGAATGTTGCTGTTAAAATGATGCGTGAACACGGGATGTCTAGTGTTTTCGTAACAGATCGACAACGTCATTTACGTGGGATTGTAACCATCGATGATGCCATCGAAGGGATTAAGCAAAAAAAGCCATTAGAAGAAGTGATTCTACCAGTCGTTAATACAGTGAAACCAGATGCATATGTACAAGATATTATTCCAAAAGCATTAGAATCGAAATATCCGATAGTCGTTGTTGATGATGACAACCATATTAAAGGAATTATATTACGCGTACACGTATTAGCAAGTTTAATTGACGATAATGGGGACAATTCAGTAGAAGGATGA
- a CDS encoding ABC transporter permease — MNEFPDIRIPIGDAVKSFIDFLADNFQALFDFIFFITSSSIRGLESALLTIPWWVLMLIVIALGWYFIHLPGGILFGFFMFLIGSFELWPETMTTISIVLISVILSLLIGIPFGVLMAFKNIFSAIMRPILDAMQTMPTFVYLIPVIFFFPLGNVPAVIATIIYALPPVMRLTELAIRNVDKEVVESAQSFGSSTMQMLTKVQLPQALPTIMAGVNQTTMMALAMAVVGSMVGAQGLGERVLYAINRIDISLGFEAGISIVFLAIIIDRITGGIADRLQKHRGSAS, encoded by the coding sequence ATGAATGAATTTCCTGATATACGTATCCCAATTGGAGATGCTGTAAAAAGTTTTATTGATTTTTTAGCAGACAATTTTCAAGCATTATTCGATTTTATTTTCTTCATCACATCCTCTTCGATTAGAGGATTAGAAAGTGCATTATTAACGATTCCTTGGTGGGTTCTAATGCTGATTGTGATTGCGTTAGGTTGGTATTTTATTCATTTGCCAGGTGGAATCCTTTTCGGATTTTTTATGTTTTTAATCGGGTCATTTGAATTATGGCCAGAAACAATGACAACGATTTCTATCGTATTAATCTCCGTAATACTCTCTTTGCTTATCGGAATTCCTTTCGGTGTTCTAATGGCATTTAAAAACATTTTCTCAGCCATCATGAGACCAATCCTTGATGCGATGCAAACAATGCCAACATTTGTCTATTTAATTCCAGTAATTTTCTTCTTTCCATTAGGAAACGTTCCAGCAGTTATTGCAACAATTATCTATGCATTGCCTCCCGTAATGCGTCTAACTGAACTAGCCATTCGAAATGTTGATAAAGAAGTAGTAGAGTCAGCACAATCTTTTGGTTCATCGACTATGCAGATGTTAACGAAGGTGCAACTCCCTCAAGCATTACCAACAATCATGGCAGGTGTAAACCAAACAACTATGATGGCACTTGCAATGGCGGTTGTTGGTTCTATGGTCGGTGCACAAGGGTTAGGGGAGCGCGTTCTCTATGCGATAAACCGAATTGACATTTCACTAGGATTTGAAGCGGGAATTAGTATCGTCTTTTTAGCGATTATTATTGACCGTATTACAGGTGGAATTGCCGATCGTCTTCAAAAACATAGGGGGAGTGCCTCATGA